In Deinococcus proteolyticus MRP, a single genomic region encodes these proteins:
- a CDS encoding nitric oxide synthase oxygenase yields MTAAAAEVRHFLELYARETGQNLSEPALNTSELASHELASHELASHDRTTFNPTTEHLTFAARVAWRNAARCVGRGYWPALAVRDLRHISEPQQVFRELQRHLRQAWNGGRIRSTISVFGPGVRILNDQLIRYAGYPDGLGDPQNRRLTAELTALGWSPPVQRSDFDVLPVAIETGGRTQLFEWQADDVQEVAIVHPEVGDLGLRWHALPVISNMELRFAGLTYACAPFNGWYMETEIGARNLADQGRYDRLPELAQRLGLDTARERSLWRDRALVELNRAVLHSFDAAGVRLDDHHSLTRQFVAFEERERAAGRRVNGQWDWLIPPLSPATTPVWARSYREDRELTPGFFHSRRSAFSGCPVTHGTEPLP; encoded by the coding sequence ATGACAGCTGCAGCCGCAGAAGTGCGCCACTTTTTGGAGTTGTATGCCCGGGAGACCGGACAGAACCTTTCAGAGCCAGCCCTGAACACCTCTGAGCTGGCTTCCCATGAGCTGGCTTCCCATGAGCTGGCTTCCCATGACCGGACCACCTTCAACCCGACCACCGAGCACCTTACCTTCGCCGCGCGGGTGGCCTGGCGCAATGCGGCGCGCTGCGTGGGTAGGGGCTACTGGCCGGCACTGGCAGTGCGTGACCTGCGGCATATCAGTGAGCCGCAGCAGGTCTTCCGTGAGCTGCAGCGGCATCTGCGCCAGGCCTGGAATGGAGGCCGAATTCGCAGCACCATCAGCGTGTTCGGCCCCGGCGTGCGGATTCTCAACGACCAGCTGATTCGCTACGCTGGGTATCCGGACGGCCTAGGCGACCCCCAGAACCGCCGCCTGACCGCAGAGCTGACCGCACTGGGCTGGTCGCCGCCAGTGCAGCGCAGCGATTTCGATGTGTTGCCCGTAGCCATCGAGACTGGCGGCAGGACGCAGCTGTTCGAGTGGCAGGCGGACGATGTTCAGGAAGTGGCCATCGTTCACCCCGAAGTGGGCGACCTGGGTCTGCGCTGGCACGCGCTGCCGGTCATCAGCAATATGGAACTGCGCTTTGCGGGGCTGACCTACGCCTGCGCGCCGTTCAACGGTTGGTATATGGAAACCGAAATCGGTGCGCGGAACCTGGCCGACCAAGGCCGCTATGACCGCCTGCCGGAGCTGGCGCAGCGGCTGGGCCTGGACACGGCGCGTGAGCGCAGCCTGTGGCGCGACCGGGCGCTGGTGGAGCTGAACCGCGCCGTGCTGCACTCCTTCGATGCGGCTGGCGTGCGGCTGGACGACCATCACAGCCTGACCCGGCAGTTCGTAGCCTTTGAGGAACGTGAGCGCGCCGCCGGACGGCGGGTCAACGGGCAGTGGGACTGGCTGATTCCTCCCCTCTCCCCTGCCACCACGCCGGTATGGGCACGCAGTTACCGCGAGGACCGCGAACTGACACCGGGATTTTTTCATTCGCGGCGGTCAGCCTTCTCCGGCTGTCCGGTCACGCACGGCACAGAGCCGCTCCCCTGA
- the argH gene encoding argininosuccinate lyase translates to MTELNMNKPEAKLWGGRFAESTDALVERFNASVAFDQRLAEQDIRGSLAHVAMLGAQGILKGEEVAQISQGLTEIREDIRAGKFEWRIDREDVHMNVEAALRDRIGPVAGKLHTARSRNDQVAVDFRLFTLEAALDLAGLTRQLRRVLVAEAQKALDAEVILPGYTHLQVAQPILLAHWFMAYAEMLRRDEGRLRDAAARMDECPLGSSALAGTPWPVDRHAVAGALGFSRPTANSLDGVGSRDFALEFLGACAILAAHLSRMSEELILYSSFEFGFITLPDSHTTGSSIMPQKKNPDVCELARGKTGRVFGHLLGLLTVVKGTPLAYNKDLQEDKEGVFDTYDTLQAVLRLYADMLPRTVWHADTTEAAAARGYSTATDLADWLAQRGVPFREAHEVVGSLVGLAARSGRQLWELSGPELSAAHPLLTAEVAQGLTVRQSVRSRQSYGGTAPERVAEAIAAAQAELEG, encoded by the coding sequence ATGACCGAGCTGAACATGAACAAACCGGAAGCCAAGCTGTGGGGCGGCCGCTTTGCGGAGAGCACCGACGCCCTGGTCGAGAGGTTCAACGCTTCGGTGGCGTTCGACCAGCGCCTTGCCGAGCAGGACATTCGCGGCTCGCTGGCGCACGTGGCGATGCTGGGCGCGCAGGGCATCCTGAAAGGCGAGGAAGTCGCGCAGATTTCGCAGGGCCTGACGGAGATTCGTGAGGACATCCGCGCCGGGAAATTCGAGTGGCGCATAGACCGCGAGGACGTCCACATGAACGTGGAAGCGGCGCTGCGGGACCGCATCGGGCCGGTGGCCGGCAAACTGCACACGGCCCGCTCGCGCAACGACCAGGTGGCGGTGGATTTCCGCCTGTTCACCCTGGAAGCGGCGCTGGACCTGGCAGGGCTGACCCGGCAGCTGCGCCGCGTGCTGGTGGCCGAGGCGCAAAAGGCGCTGGACGCCGAAGTGATTTTGCCCGGTTACACCCACTTGCAAGTGGCGCAGCCTATCTTGCTGGCACACTGGTTCATGGCCTACGCCGAAATGCTGCGGCGTGACGAAGGCCGCCTGCGGGACGCCGCCGCCCGCATGGACGAATGCCCACTGGGCAGCTCGGCCCTGGCCGGCACGCCCTGGCCGGTGGACCGGCACGCAGTGGCCGGTGCTCTGGGTTTTTCCCGGCCCACGGCCAACAGCCTGGACGGCGTAGGCAGCCGCGATTTCGCCCTGGAATTCCTGGGGGCCTGCGCCATCCTCGCCGCGCACCTGTCACGCATGTCCGAGGAACTGATTCTCTATTCCAGTTTCGAGTTCGGCTTCATCACCCTGCCCGACAGCCACACCACCGGCAGCTCCATCATGCCGCAGAAGAAAAATCCGGATGTCTGCGAGCTGGCACGGGGCAAAACCGGCCGGGTGTTCGGGCATCTGCTGGGCCTGCTCACGGTGGTCAAGGGCACGCCGCTGGCCTACAACAAGGACCTGCAAGAGGACAAGGAAGGCGTGTTTGACACCTACGACACCCTGCAGGCCGTACTGCGCCTGTACGCCGACATGCTGCCCCGCACCGTCTGGCATGCGGACACCACCGAGGCGGCGGCGGCGCGTGGCTACTCCACCGCCACTGACCTGGCCGACTGGCTGGCGCAGCGCGGGGTGCCGTTCCGCGAGGCCCACGAGGTCGTGGGGTCGCTGGTGGGCCTCGCCGCACGCAGCGGGCGGCAGCTCTGGGAGCTGAGCGGCCCCGAACTGAGTGCCGCCCACCCCCTGCTGACCGCAGAGGTGGCCCAGGGCCTGACCGTCCGCCAGAGCGTACGCAGCCGCCAGAGCTACGGTGGCACCGCGCCCGAGCGGGTGGCGGAAGCGATTGCGGCTGCTCAGGCCGAGCTCGAAGGCTAG
- a CDS encoding Cof-type HAD-IIB family hydrolase encodes MSALPRLIATDLDGTLLRSDLSVSPRTRQALDAVRARGVFVVPVTARQPHGVKLIGQQAGFAEWALCSNGALAVHLGTGEVLFEALLGMEAQTALVHALLERVPDVVAVSIREAGEGFYAQADYAALASERDHKRDPRRMTALPLDEVLSSPSLKLALRHPTLTPADLLAEVRALELSGFHATHSGAPFVEVAAEGITKAAGLARLCAELGVAQADVLAFGDAPNDAEMLAWAGHGVAMANAHAEALAAADEVTLSNAEDGVAVVLERLLAAGEG; translated from the coding sequence ATGTCCGCCCTGCCCCGCCTCATCGCCACCGACCTGGATGGAACCCTGCTCAGAAGCGACCTCAGCGTCAGCCCGCGTACTCGCCAGGCGCTAGATGCGGTGCGGGCGCGGGGCGTGTTCGTCGTGCCCGTCACAGCCCGGCAGCCGCACGGGGTCAAATTGATTGGGCAGCAAGCGGGCTTTGCAGAGTGGGCGCTGTGCAGCAACGGCGCACTGGCGGTGCATCTGGGCACGGGCGAGGTGCTGTTCGAGGCGCTACTCGGCATGGAGGCACAGACGGCGCTGGTTCACGCGCTGCTGGAGCGGGTGCCTGACGTGGTGGCAGTCAGCATCCGTGAGGCGGGCGAGGGCTTCTATGCTCAGGCGGACTACGCAGCTTTGGCCAGCGAGCGTGACCACAAGCGCGACCCCCGCCGCATGACCGCATTGCCACTGGACGAAGTGCTAAGTAGCCCCAGCCTCAAGCTGGCGCTGCGGCACCCCACCCTGACCCCCGCCGACCTGCTGGCCGAGGTACGGGCGCTGGAATTGAGTGGCTTTCACGCGACCCACAGTGGGGCACCGTTTGTGGAGGTGGCCGCTGAAGGTATCACCAAAGCAGCAGGGCTGGCCCGCCTGTGTGCCGAGCTGGGCGTGGCACAGGCGGATGTCCTGGCCTTCGGAGACGCGCCCAACGATGCCGAAATGCTCGCCTGGGCGGGGCACGGAGTAGCGATGGCGAACGCCCACGCCGAAGCCCTGGCCGCCGCCGATGAGGTCACGCTGAGCAACGCAGAGGACGGAGTAGCAGTGGTGCTGGAGCGGTTGCTGGCAGCAGGGGAGGGGTGA
- a CDS encoding dihydrofolate reductase family protein: MPFIYYTATTLNGHLSTPEHSLDWLFDIPADGVDMAGFEYTALVMGAHTYEWVLTHESLLAEPQKWATLYGDKPVFVFSSRDLPVPAGADVRLLRGSVVEHLPAIRQAAGSSNVWIQGSGDLAGQFLDAGALDEIALDVAPVALTAGMPLLPREVRWPRLKLLEARMNGDFARLRWRVER, translated from the coding sequence ATGCCCTTCATCTACTACACCGCCACCACGCTGAACGGCCACCTCTCCACGCCTGAGCATTCGCTGGACTGGCTGTTCGACATTCCCGCTGACGGGGTAGATATGGCAGGGTTCGAGTACACCGCTCTGGTGATGGGCGCACACACCTATGAATGGGTGCTGACGCATGAAAGCCTGCTGGCTGAGCCGCAGAAATGGGCCACGCTTTACGGCGATAAACCCGTATTCGTGTTCAGCAGCCGTGACCTACCCGTGCCAGCGGGGGCCGATGTGCGCTTGTTGCGGGGCAGTGTGGTGGAGCATCTGCCTGCCATCAGACAGGCAGCGGGAAGCAGCAACGTCTGGATTCAAGGCAGCGGAGACCTGGCAGGACAGTTTCTGGATGCAGGCGCACTGGACGAAATCGCGCTGGACGTGGCCCCCGTCGCCTTGACTGCGGGCATGCCTCTGCTGCCGCGTGAGGTGCGCTGGCCTCGGCTCAAGCTGCTAGAAGCGCGGATGAATGGGGATTTTGCGCGGCTGCGCTGGCGGGTGGAGCGCTAA